The following are encoded in a window of Colletotrichum lupini chromosome 3, complete sequence genomic DNA:
- a CDS encoding rare lipoprotein A produces the protein MKQSILLLAASAAHMVFAKPVKSCSAKPRSTTVLTFYVTPTYGGPTMTPIPTAPVVQPTPVEPPVESSVESSAPVETPVQMPSVIATTASASATVVEQAAPSSSSSSASTPASSSTPIGSGGTKQGKSTFYGGNTSGGMCSFSTYTIPSGLYGTAFSGQAWDSAAHCGACVKVTGPNGNSITAMVVDQCPECDEGHLDLFQDAFTQLGTVSEGIISTSYEFVECGITSPIKLHNKTGTSANWFSMQVLNHNEPVAKLEVSTDGGSTWQATNRQPYNFFENSSGFGTETVDVRVTSESGKTITVNSVSVAADSEKEASSNF, from the coding sequence ATGAAGCAATCCATTCTCTTGTTGGCCGCCTCGGCCGCTCACATGGTCTTCGCCAAGCCCGTCAAGTCCTGCTCAGCCAAGCCGCGTAGCACCACCGTCCTCACCTTCTACGTCACCCCGACCTACGGAGGCCCGACCATGACCCCCATCCCGACGGCGCCGGTCGTGCAACCTACTCCCGTCGAACCCCCCGTCGAGAGCTCCGTCGAAAGCTCCGCCCCCGTCGAGACTCCCGTTCAGATGCCATCGGTCATCGCAACGACCGCATCGGCCTCGGCTACCGTGGTGGAGCAGGCTGCCCCATCGTCGAGCAGCAGCAGTGCCAGCACCCCGGCCTCATCCTCGACGCCGATCGGCAGTGGTGGAACCAAGCAGGGCAAGTCGACCTTTTACGGCGGTAACACCTCTGGCGGCATGTGCTCCTTCTCGACCTATACCATCCCCTCCGGCCTCTACGGCACTGCCTTCTCCGGCCAGGCTTGGGATTCTGCCGCTCACTGCGGTGCTTGCGTCAAGGTCACTGGACCCAATGGCAACAGCATCACAGCCATGGTTGTAGACCAGTGCCCCGAGTGCGACGAGGGCCACCTCGATCTGTTCCAGGATGCCTTCACGCAGCTCGGAACCGTCTCCGAGGGCATCATTTCGACCTCGTACGAGTTTGTTGAGTGCGGTATCACTTCGCCGATCAAGCTCCACAACAAGACTGGCACTTCTGCCAACTGGTTCTCCATGCAAGTGCTGAACCACAACGAGCCCGTGGCGAAGCTCGAAGTCAGCACGGATGGCGGAAGCACTTGGCAGGCGACCAACCGCCAGCCGTACAACTTTTTCGAGAACTCGAGCGGTTTCGGAACCGAGACCGTCGACGTTCGCGTCACGAGCGAGTCGGGAAAGACTATCACTGTCAACAGCGTCAGCGTCGCCGCCGATTCCGAAAAGGAGGCGTCATCCAACTTCTAA
- a CDS encoding C2 domain-containing protein, whose amino-acid sequence MASALEKNELKVQGVVEAAQDPESNVSADDAQKKIVEESKKAGITAFTFDPDASPEEKRRQAAAAVPAGFHSQRTKGISVVTDVADSSAPVTDLPPPTKEGVIELPKDKDGNTIKTHDPQSHDEEPYTRTGWAPRFGWPADDLHDAASLLDHSTWLESNIPDKFYGDWYHNAAIIAFACISSWLVAVLGGGLGWVFILMAVCSTYYRTSIRRVRRNFRDDINRELSLKKLETETESLEWINSFMLKFWPIYQPVLAQTIINSVDQVLSGTTPAFLDSLKLKTFTLGSKPPRMEHVKTYPKAGDDTVIMDWKFSFTPNDTADMTSKQVKNKINPKVVLEIRVGKAMISKGLDVIVEDMSFSGIMQLKIKLQIPFPHIEKVEMCFLEKPTIDYVCKPLGGETFGFDINFIPGLESFILEQIHGNLAPMMYSPNVFPIEVAKMLAGTPVDQAIGVVAVTLHGAQGLKNPDNFSGSPDPYAALTLNRRQQLARTKHVKDTGNPRWNETHYIIITSFNDSLDIQVFDYNDFRKHKELGVASFALDQVEELAVHENEVLEVIADGKARGQLSCDIRFFPVMEPKKLEDGSLEPPPDSNTGILRFTVEQAKDLDGTKSLVGLLNPYATLHLNGRDVHSTKKLKRTNNPIWDNGSKEMLITDKKNAKLGVTIKDDRDLTGDQVIGKYQIKLEDMLECMGKSQEWFHLSGVATGRVKMMAQWKPVALSGVVGGTGGYVTPVGVMRFHFKNAKDLRNFETLGKSDPYVRVLLSGIEKARTVTHKNTLDPDFDEVLYVPVHSARERLTLEVMDSEKMGKDRSLGLIEVFAGDYISQAENGEYNVHDQKKMFQGGLQLHGKGIAKGVLTYTVSFFPCLNVADPEDEEEEAEAAAAAKAIEDAPRSSEAGKFSSSMEKKTEEKKDGAELEISPPKTPVTPVSPTMPRKSKDESGPPKIRLSPQELLKYESGLLIFKLMEAEMPEHNTHLEVWVDDMAFPSYTSSAAKHKKHAFDEIGDCFIRELDFSRLTLKVREKGDKVEGSDKDKDHTIAKLQGNTLDTLKQCLNNPTTLKLKDKENRPSSVKVSLKYIPVKMQLDPSESINNMGTLRVDVLDAQDLPSADSNGKSDPYCKFELNGEDVYKTKVQKKTLHPAWNEFFEVPVPSRTAAKFKVTVWDYDFADKPDFLGAADINLEQLDPFRPSESRLILDGKSGTVRLRMLFRPSYVTRTRQGTSTFSGTFAAPGRIVTGIAGAPIKVGSTVGHGVGKGASFLKRGLFSRKEDDADGASSSFNDIPTIVENGGSPPGPTPGLGLKRATGFSTSDGSESPDTRPGTSNGSTLGGHARKQSNGAASVHSLNPGSPGSGSASFTVVSATGFPPSTDLYITINQLTPKPKAIGKTKHHKDATGFFRFNETFKTTCTPDTQFKIEAKGEHTLRSDDDLGEALYFVDETGTGAEKEIKVGSGTVIMKSTFVASASTLDPDSPKSIVRRSFMSKRESRSREGTPS is encoded by the exons ATGGCTTCCGCACTCGAGAAGAACGAGCTCAAGGTTCAGGGTGTCGTCGAGGCTGCCCAGGATCCCGAATCCAACGTTTCCGCAGACGATGCTCAGAAGAAGATTGTCGAAGAGTCCAAGAAGGCTGGTATCACCGCCTTCACCTTCGACCCCGATGCGAGCCCTGAAGAGAAGCGCCGCCAAGCTGCAGCT GCCGTTCCCGCAGGCTTCCATTCCCAGCGAACCAAGGGTATTTCAGTCGTAACCGATGTGGCTGATTCGAGTGCTCCCGTCACCGATCTTCCACCCCCGACCAAAGAAGGCGTCATCGAATTGCCCAAGGACAAGGACGGAAACACGATCAAGACCCACGATCCCCAAAGCCATGACGAAGAACCATACACGAGAACTGGTTGGGCCCCGAGGTTCGGCTGGCCCGCTGACGACCTCCATGATGCGGCAAGTCTCCTAGATCACTCGACCTGGCTCGAAAGTAACATCCCGGATAAATTCTACGGAGACTGGTACCACAATGCCGCCATCATTGCCTTTGCCTGTATCTCTTCATGGCTCGTCGCTGTTTTGGGCGGAGGCCTTGGCTGGGTCTTCATTCTCATGGCTGTCTGCTCAACTTACTACCGGACTTCCATTCGCCGAGTCAGGCGCAACTTTCGAGATGACATCAACAGAGAACTTTCGCTGAAGAAACTTGAGACTGAAACCGAATCGCTCGAGTGGATCAATTCCTTTATGCTCAAGTTCTGGCCTATCTATCAACCCGTTCTGGCACAAACCATCATCAACTCTGTTGACCAGGTTCTCAGTGGTACTACTCCCGCCTTCCTGGACAGCTTGAAGCTCAAGACGTTCACTCTCGGCTCAAAGCCTCCGCGAATGGAGCACGTAAAGACGTATCCCAAAGCTGGAGATGACACCGTCATCATGGATTGGAAATTTAGCTTCACCCCCAATGACACGGCGGATATGACCTCCAAGCAAGTCAAAAACAAGATCAACCCAAAGGTTGTTCTTGAGATTCGAGTTGGAAAGGCCATGATTAGCAAAGGCCTGGACGTGATCGTTGAGGACATGTCCTTTTCTGGCATCATGCAACTCAAGATCAAGCTACAAATCCCTTTCCCTCACATTGAAAAGGTGGAGATGTGCTTTCTGGAAAAGCCCACGATTGATTACGTCTGCAAACCTCTCGGTGGTGAGACTTTCGGATTCGACATCAACTTCATTCCTGGACTCGAGTCTTTCATCCTCGAGCAGATCCACGGCAACCTGGCTCCCATGATGTACTCTCCCAACGTATTCCCCATTGAAGTAGCCAAGATGCTGGCTGGAACCCCGGTTGACCAGGCTATCGGCGTGGTTGCTGTTACTCTCCATGGCGCTCAGGGCCTCAAGAACCCGGACAACTTCTCTGGTTCGCCCGATCCGTATGCCGCCTTGACCTTGAATCGCCGCCAGCAGCTTGCCCGCACAAAGCACGTCAAGGACACCGGAAACCCGCGCTGGAACGAGACTCACTACATCATCATCACTTCTTTCAATGACTCTCTGGATATCCAAGTATTCGACTACAATGACTTCAGAAAACACAAGGAACTGGGCGTGGCATCGTTTGCTCTCGATCAGGTCGAAGAACTGGCTGTTCACGAGAATGAAGTCCTTGAAGTCATTGCAGACGGCAAGGCTCGAGGTCAGCTCTCCTGCGATATCCGATTCTTCCCAGTCATGGAGCCCAAGAAGTTGGAAGACGGCAGCTTGGAGCCTCCGCCGGACTCCAACACTGGTATTCTCAGATTCACAGTGGAGCAGGCTAAGGATTTGGATGGCACCAAGAGTCTTGTCGGTCTTCTCAACCCTTACGCTACTCTGCATCTCAACGGCCGAGACGTCCACTCTACAAAGAAGCTAAAGAGGACCAATAACCCGATCTGGGATAATGGCTCGAAGGAGATGTTGATTACTGACAAGAAGAACGCTAAACTCGGAGTCACGATCAAAGACGACCGCGATCTTACTGGCGACCAGGTCATCGGCAAGTACCAGATCAAACTCGAGGACATGCTGGAGTGCATGGGCAAGAGCCAGGAGTGGTTCCATCTCTCTGGCGTCGCGACCGGTCGCGTAAAGATGATGGCTCAATGGAAGCCGGTTGCTCTTTCTGGTGTAGTCGGTGGAACGGGAGGTTACGTCACCCCGGTTGGTGTTATGCGTTTCCACTTCAAGAACGCAAAGGACCTTCGCAACTTCGAGACTCTCGGCAAATCCGACCCCTACGTGCGCGTTCTTCTCTCCGGCATTGAGAAGGCTCGCACAGTTACCCATAAGAACACTCTTGATCCCGACTTTGATGAGGTTCTCTACGTCCCAGTCCACTCGGCTCGCGAGCGTCTTACGCTCGAAGTCATGGACTCTGAGAAGATGGGCAAGGATCGCAGTCTTGGTTTGATTGAAGTATTCGCTGGCGACTACATCTCGCAAGCTGAGAACGGCGAGTACAACGTTCACGATCAGAAGAAGATGTTCCAGGGTGGTCTGCAGCTTCATGGCAAGGGCATCGCAAAGGGTGTTCTGACCTACACGGTATCCTTTTTCCCTTGTCTCAATGTTGCCGACCCCGAagatgaggaggaagaggctgAGGCGGCTGCAGCTGCGAAGGCGATCGAGGATGCTCCGCGATCGTCAGAGGCCGGTAAATTCAGCAGCTCCATGGAGAAGAAGACCGAAGAGAAGAAGGACGGAGCCGAGTTGGAAATCAGTCCGCCAAAGACACCAGTCACTCCTGTCTCCCCTACTATGCCCAGGAAATCCAAGGATGAGAGCGGCCCGCCTAAGATTCGGCTGTCCCCTCAGGAGCTTCTGAAGTATGAGTCTGGTCTCTTGATCTTCAAGCTCATGGAAGCGGAGATGCCTGAGCACAACACACACTTGGAGGTCTGGGTCGACGACATGGCCTTCCCTTCGTATACCTCGTCTGCCGCCAAGCACAAGAAGCACGCATTTGATGAAATTGGCGATTGTTTCATCCGAGAGCTCGACTTCTCTCGTCTTACACTCAAGGTCCGTGAGAAGGGCGACAAGGTAGAGGGCAGCGACAAGGACAAGGACCACACCATCGCCAAGCTGCAGGGAAACACTTTGGACACGCTGAAGCAGTGCCTG AACAACCCCACGACTCTCAAGTTGAAAGACAAGGAAAACCGGCCCAGCAGCGTCAAGGTCAGCCTCAAGTATATTCCCGTCAAGATGCAGCTGGATCCGAGCGAAAGTATCAACAACATGGGTACACTCCGCGTCGATGTTTTGGATGCCCAAGACCTACCGTCAGCCGACTCAAATGGCAAGAGCGATCCTTACTGCAAGTTTGAGCTCAATGGCGAGGATGTGTACAAGACCAAGGTTCAGAAGAAGACGCTGCACCCTGCCTGGAACGAATTCTTTGAGGTTCCCGTCCCATCGAGAACGGCTGCCAAATTCAAGGTCACTGTGTGGGACTACGATTTCGCCGACAAGCCCGACTTCCTTGGAGCTGCCGACATCAACCTTGAGCAGCTGGATCCCTTTAGACCTAGTGAGAGTCGACTAATTCTGGATGGAAAGTCGGGCACAGTCAGATTGAGGATGCTTTTCCGGCCCTCGTATGTCACTCGCACTCGCCAGGGCACCTCTACCTTTTCCGGAACATTCGCGGCGCCTGGGAGAATCGTCACTGGCATTGCTGGAGCACCCATCAAAGTTGGCAGCACCGTTGGTCACGGCGTGGGCAAAGGTGCCTCGTTCCTCAAGCGTGGTTTGTTTTCCAGAAAGGAGGATGACGCAGATGGTGCGTCGTCTAGTTTCAACGATATCCCGACCATTGTCGAGAATGGAGGCAGCCCTCCTGGACCGACACCTGGCCTCGGACTCAAGCGAGCAACTGGATTCTCCACATCGGATGGGAGTGAATCTCCCGATACGCGACCGGGCACCTCCAATGGCTCTACACTAGGAGGTCACGCGCGGAAACAGAGCAACGGGGCCGCTTCTGTTCACAGCTTGAACCCAGGTTCCCCTGGCTCAGGAAGCGCCTCTTTCACCGTCGTGTCTGCTACGGGATTCCCTCCCTCAACCGACTTGTACATCACCATCAACCAGTTGACGCCCAAGCCCAAGGCAATTGGCAAGACCAAGCACCATAAGGACGCCACTGGTTTCTTCCGATTCAACGAGACTTTCAAGACCACATGCACACCCGATACCCAATTCAAGATCGAGGCCAAGGGCGAGCACACCCTCAGGAGCGATGACGACCTGGGCGAAGCCCTTTACTTCGTCGATGAAACCGGAACTGGAGCCGAGAAGGAGATCAAGGTTGGAAGCGGAACGGTCATTATGAAGAGTACCTTCGTCGCATCAGCCAGCACCTTGGACCCTGACAGCCCCAAGTCGATTGTTCGCCGCAGCTTCATGAGCAAGCGTGAGAGTCGCAGCAGAGAGGGAACACCGAGCTAA
- a CDS encoding beta-eliminating lyase: MMPDDENTPILWGSPQETGAASDFRSDVITTPSLTMLTAISQTTLSDDVYAEDATTTAFETSLARTCGHAAAAFVPTGTMANQLALRTLLTQPPHAVLADASAHIIHWEAGGVAHLSGATIQGIRPRNGLYLTLEDVEKHAVVTDDVHKCPTRVVSIENTSSGVVVPLAELQRIRGWTRERGIGVHVDGARLWEAVSAGAGTLEEFGRCCDVLTLDFSKNLAAPMGAMVLGSSELIKRLRRIRKSIGGGMRQAGVLAAAARQAVLENFGPGNRDSRGVLGRSRAMAAEVGRMWVSRGGVLLKPVETNMVWLDLRGCGVGLERWNEAGRRRGIKLDGKRVVLHHQVGESAMRALGDVMDEVLGRVRGASDGVGGSPKARL; encoded by the exons ATGATGCCCGACGACGAGAACACCCCTATCCTCTGGGGTTCGCCCCAAGAAACCGGCGCCGCGTCCGACTTCAGGA GCGACGTAATAACAACCCCCTCCCTAACAATGCTAACCGCAATATCCCAAACAACCCTCTCCGACGACGTCTACGCAGAAGACGCCACAACCACCGCCTTCGAAACCTCGCTCGCGAGAACCTGCGGCCACGCCGCCGCAGCCTTCGTCCCCACCGGCACAATGGCGAACCAACTCGCCCTCCGCACCCTCCTAACCCAACCGCCCCACGCCGTCCTCGCCGACGCTTCCGCGCACATAATCCACTGGGAAGCCGGCGGCGTAGCACACCTCTCGGGCGCCACGATCCAGGGCATCCGCCCGCGCAACGGGTTGTACCTGACCCTAGAAGACGTCGAGAAACATGCCGTCGTGACGGACGACGTACATAAATGCCCCACGCGGGTGGTGAGCATCGAGAACACGTCCTCCGGCGTCGTCGTGCCGCTCGCGGAGCTGCAGAGGATCAGAGGGTGGACTAGGGAGAGGGGGATCGGCGTACACGTGGACGGCGCGCGGCTCTGGGAGGCCGTTTCCGCGGGCGCGGGCACTCTAGAAGAATTCGGACGGTGCTGCGACGTTCTAACCCTAGATTTCAGCAAGAACCTCGCCGCGCCGATGGGCGCCATGGTGTTGGGTTCGTCGGAGCTGATCAAGCGTCTGCGGAGGATACGCAAGAGTATAGGCGGCGGGATGAGACAGGCCGGCGTCCTCGCCGCCGCGGCGCGGCAGGCCGTTCTAGAGAATTTCGGCCCGGGTAACCGAGACTCTCGGGGCGTGCTGGGGAGGAGCCGGGCGATGGCGGCTGAGGTTGGGAGGATGTGGGTTTCCCGGGGCGGAGTCCTGCTAAAGCCTGTCGAGACGAATATGGTCTGGTTGGATCTCCGGGGTTGCGGTGTGGGTTTGGAGCGGTGGAATGAGGCTGGGAGGCGGAGGGGGATCAAGTTGGATGGGAAGAGGGTCGTGTTGCATCACCAGGTTGGGGAGAGCGCGATGAGGGCGTTGGGGGATGTGATGGACGAGGTTCTTGGGAGGGTTCGGGGGGCGTCTGATGGGGTTGGTGGATCGCCCAAGGCGAGGTTATAG
- a CDS encoding WD domain-containing protein encodes MMHPSRQAYVEEAMDEDRGIALEDVPVDHDYEIPSAFAGAAPEKTSAVLAQMERKKLAASIAVPTDDNRVRTRLREMGEPITLFGEGKPERRDRLRNLLVTQLLANQQEMDGIENGDITMEDAEDEDEDEQDEEFYTPGGQALLQARIDIAKYSLPRARRRVQFQKAESTIPLRTHVKFRKQIKEKLDGFELQGSQTAGERHVSMTRLSPNGELVAVGNWGGALKLIEIPSMETQMNLRGHTQKISGISWYPGSTLPEANVSPDTVNLASGGAEGLVHLWSLNKDTPLSTLTGHGGRVSRVEFHPSGRYLASASDDTTWRLWDVETTAELLLQEGHSRGVYAVSFNADGSLLASAGLDSIGRIWDLRSGRTVMILDEHIQPIYALDWGSDGHRVLSGSADGWVKCWDVRKVQRTANLGAHAKAVSDVRWFRGLDDPIDGHPPGPDEKGAQQPKKAGTFFVSGGFDAKIKIFSADNWGLVQTLSGHSGPVASVDVSRDGKWIVSGGHDRTVKLWGRNDGEGV; translated from the coding sequence ATGATGCACCCTTCACGACAAGCCTACGTCGAGGAGGCAATGGACGAGGATCGAGGTATCGCGCTGGAGGACGTCCCCGTCGACCACGACTACGAGATTCCCTCCGCATTTGCCGGCGCCGCGCCTGAGAAGACGTCGGCCGTCCTGGCGCAGATGGAGAGGAAGAAGCTGGCGGCGAGTATCGCGGTGCCCACAGACGACAACCGGGTGCGCACAAGGCTCAGAGAGATGGGCGAGCCGATCACGCTCTTTGGCGAGGGCAAGCCCGAACGCAGAGACCGCCTCCGGAACCTGCTGGTTACCCAGCTGCTGGCCAACCAGCAGGAGATGGATGGCATCGAGAACGGCGACATCACAATGGAGGACGCCGAGGatgaggacgaggacgagcaGGACGAGGAGTTTTACACACCCGGCGGCCAGGCCCTGCTGCAGGCACGCATCGATATCGCAAAGTACTCCCTGCCGAGGGCGCGGCGGCGGGTGCAGTTTCAAAAGGCCGAGTCTACGATCCCGTTGCGTACACACGTCAAGTTCCGGAAACAGATCAAGGAGAAGCTGGATGGCTTCGAGCTCCAGGGCAGTCAGACGGCCGGCGAGAGACACGTCAGCATGACGAGATTATCGCCAAACGGAGAGCTCGTTGCCGTGGGGAACTGGGGCGGAGCGCTCAAGCTCATTGAGATCCCGAGCATGGAGACCCAGATGAATCTCCGAGGACACACACAAAAGATTAGCGGTATCTCATGGTACCCGGGGTCCACGCTACCCGAGGCCAACGTGTCACCCGATACCGTGAACCTCGCTTCCGGCGGAGCTGAGGGCTTGGTCCACCTGTGGTCTCTGAACAAAGATACCCCCCTTTCGACCCTGACGGGCCACGGCGGCAGGGTATCCCGCGTCGAGTTCCACCCTTCCGGCCGATATCTGGCATCGGCCTCAGACGACACGACGTGGAGGCTCTGGGACGTGGAAACGACGGCGGAGCTACTGCTGCAAGAGGGCCATTCCAGGGGCGTCTACGCCGTCAGCTTCAACGCCGACGGCTCCCTCCTGGCCAGCGCGGGCCTGGACAGCATCGGCCGCATCTGGGATCTGCGGTCCGGCAGGACGGTCATGATTCTCGACGAGCACATCCAGCCCATCTACGCGCTCGACTGGGGTTCCGACGGCCACAGGGTGCTGTCGGGTTCGGCCGACGGCTGGGTAAAGTGCTGGGACGTGCGCAAGGTGCAGCGGACGGCGAACCTCGGCGCGCACGCCAAGGCCGTCTCGGACGTGCGGTGGTTTCGGGGCCTGGACGACCCGATCGACGGCCACCCGCCCGGCCCCGACGAAAAGGGCGCGCAGCAGCCCAAGAAGGCGGGCACGTTTTTCGTCTCTGGCGGGTTCGACGCAAAGATTAAAATCTTCTCGGCCGACAACTGGGGGTTGGTGCAGACGCTCAGCGGGCACTCCGGGCCGGTTGCCAGTGTCGATGTTAGCAGGGACGGCAAGTGGATTGTCAGCGGTGGCCACGACCGGACGGTCAAGCTCTGGGGCCGGAATGATGGCGAGGGAGTCTAA
- a CDS encoding FYVE zinc finger protein, whose translation MASSDGGAAPASLDDHHRLLDDAGESISGSSHIGSDASDDSSERGQCRWRTSRYHDMECSRFFDCPTHVVERHLSDDEADDSEAEEEPAVQHQTGDDRPESSSSARLLTVDSPVPEETPEPTPAPSFAPGPEETNTGQPREPVDSAQATSARDTEGPDESQDPEEAAPAPPTPLSSRLSETSQPLPPTATPATPTGEFVPPERSSSLVTSQAANTSSHDSPLRPALISSRSHEPPPPPPPRRASSSTAIQPPLRGQQGFGERSGPPEFVVPRWQPDAEVVLCPICNVQFSIFVRKHHCRKCGRVVCNACSPHRITIPYQYIVQAPGQPRLAAQRYPSSLISGEGGYADFSSLGGGERVRLCNPCVPDPNTTPPQQPLGSPSQLSPRGSHYRSQSSISTMSSNAPAPSRFSGYFTSSPSPETYARSRSITHSGSGGPSSSRGHYQSTGSRIMAGTPPTYYPSSSSGYPGSSRYRSMLDVGPSSSSSAHYNRALPPPPPQIAEEDECPVCHRELPSRTLPNFEQLRETHINTCITSHSAYGGTPTGETPPVGTPPPLAVRRTGMFPYVATEKDCVDSAECTICLEEFELGSSTILDGAQSISMIVLAIDTSCRRFVTSPLAGSDLPAFRFA comes from the exons ATGGCGAGCTCAGATGGTGGAGCTGCTCCAGCTTCCCTCGACGATCATCACCGCCTGCTCGACGATGCAGGAGAATCGATATCGGGCAGCTCCCACATCGGGAGTGATGCTTCAGACGACTCTTCCGAACGGGGGCAATGTCGCTGGCGGACGTCTCGCTACCACGATATGGAATGCTCTCGCTTCTTCGACTGTCCTACCCATGTAGTCGAGAGGCATCTCTCTGACGACGAGGCCGACGACAGTGAGGCTGAGGAGGAGCCCGCAGTGCAGCATCAGACGGGCGACGATAGGCCTGAAAGTTCATCAAGCGCGAGGCTACTTACCGTCGATTCTCCTGTGCCTGAAGAAACTCCAGAGCCGACCCCAGCACCAAGCTTTGCGCCCGGGCCCGAGGAGACGAATACGGGGCAACCAAGAGAACCAGTAGATTCAGCACAGGCAACCTCAGCACGGGATACTGAAGGGCCTGATGAGTCTCAGGATCCCGAGGAAGCCGCACCTGCACCACCAACACCTTTAAGCTCTCGACTTTCAGAGACTTCTCAACCTCTCCCACCGACTGCAACGCCTGCAACGCCGACCGGAGAGTTCGTCCCACCGGAAAGATCATCGAGCTTGGTTACATCGCAAGCGGCAAACACATCGTCACACGATTCACCCCTACGCCCAGCTCTGATATCCAGCCGATCTCACGAACCCCCGCCTCCACCGCCACCCAGACGGGCGAGTTCTTCGACTGCTATTCAGCCTCCTTTGCGCGGTCAACAAGGATTTGGAGAGAGAAGTGGTCCCCCCGAGTTTGTCGTCCCACGTTGGCAACCGGACGCAGAGGTTGTTCTTTGCCCGATTTGCAACGTACAATTTAGCATATTCGTCAGGAAACATCATTGCAG GAAATGCGGAAGAGTCGTCTGTAACGCCTGTTCGCCTCACAGAATCACCATTCCTTACCAGTACATTGTTCAAGCGCCAGGACAACCGCGATTGGCCGCCCAGAGATACCCGTCTTCCCTCATCAGTGGTGAGGGAGGATATGCAGATTTCAGCAGCCTTGGTGGAGGAGAGCGCGTTCGTCTATGCAACCCATGCGTCCCAGACCCAAACACCACACCGCCGCAGCAGCCACTTGGCTCGCCTTCTCAATTGTCTCCTCGAGGATCGCATTATAGATCGCAAAGCAGCATCAGCACAATGTCCAGCAACGCGCCCGCTCCCTCGCGGTTCTCCGGCTACTTCACGTCGAGCCCCTCCCCGGAGACCTATGCCAGGTCTAGAAGCATTACG CACTCCGGCTCCGGCGGGCCCTCGAGCTCTCGCGGACATTACCAGTCCACTGGAAGTCGGATCATGGCAGGGACTCCGCCGACGTACTACCCGTCCTCATCTTCCGGCTACCCAGGCTCATCCCGCTATCGATCCATGCTGGATGTTGGCCcatcgtcgtcctcgtcggCGCACTACAATCGtgcgctgccgccgccgccgccccaaATAGCCGAGGAAGACGAATGCCCGGTCTGCCATCGCGAACTGCCCTCTCGCACCCTCCCCAACTTTGAGCAGCTGCGAGAGACTCACATTAACACCTGCATCACTTCACACAGCGCTTACGGCGGTACACCGACGGGAGAGACCCCTCCAGTCGGAACGCCACCACCCTTGGCGGTTCGCCGGACTGGTATGTTCCCTTATGTTGCCACAGAAAAGGACTGTGTGGACTCGGCCGAGTGCACCATCTGCCTAGAGGAATTCGAG CTTGGTTCATCAACCATCCTGGACGGTGCCCAGTCCATCAGCATGATAGTTTTGGCTATTGATACCTCGTGTCGTCGGTTCGTTACTTCTCCTCTCGCAGGCTCTGATCTTCCGGCGTTTCGGTTTGCATAG